TGGCGCACTTCTTCCCTCACGGCCTGGAGTACAAGGTAGCTTACGAGACCACCTCTTTCGTTAAGGCCTCGATTATCGACGTGGTGAAGACCCTGCTGGAGGCTATCGCCCTGGTCTTCCTGGTGATGTACCTTTTTCTACAGAACTTTCGTGCCACCCTTATTCCAACCATCGCCGTGCCGGTGGTGCTGCTCGGTACCTTTGCCGTGCTCTACACCTTCGGCTACAGCATTAATACCCTGACCATGTTCGCTATGGTGCTCGCCATCGGGCTGTTGGTGGATGATGCCATCGTGGTGGTCGAGAACGTCGAACGCATCATGAGCGAGGAGGGCCTCTCCCCGCGCCAGGCCACGCGCAAATCAATGGGCCAGATCCAGGGGGCGCTGGTAGGTATCGCGATGGTACTGTCGGCGGTATTTGTGCCGATGGCCTTCTTCGGCGGCACCACCGGGGCGATTTACCGCCAGTTTTCGGTCACTATCGTCGCGGCGATGGTGCTATCGGTGCTGGTGGCGATGATCCTCACTCCGGCACTGTGCGCGACCCTACTCAAGCCAGTACAAAAAGGCGAGCAGCACGGGCAGACGGGCTTTTTCGGCTGGTTTAACCGCATGTTTAACCGCAGCGCAGCGCGCTATGAATCCGGCGTCGCCAGGATCCTCCATCGCAGCCTGCGCTGGATGCTGCTCTATGCCCTGCTGCTCGGTGGCATGGTGTTTCTCTTCCTGCGCCTGCCCACCTCGTTTCTGCCGCAGGAGGATCGCGGCATGTTCACTACCTCGGTGCAGTTGCCCAGCGGCGCGACCCAGCAGCAGACGCTGAAGGTCGTGCAGAAGGTAGAGGAGTACTTCGCCACCCATGAAAAAGATAACGTTACGTCGGTCTTCGCCACCATTGGCTCCGGGCCGGGCGGCAACGGCCAGAACGTGGCCCGCATGTTTGTCCGTCTGAAAGAGTGGGACGACCGCGACCCGACCACCGGCAGCTCGTTCGCCATTATCGACCGCGCCACCAGGGCGTTTCGTGATATCAACGAGGCGCGGGTTTTCGCCAGCAGCCCACCGGCCATCAGCGGCCTCGGCAGCTCGGCGGGGTTTGATATGGAGCTCCAGGATCACGCTGGCGCCGGACACGATGCCCTGATGGCCGCTCGCGACAAGCTGCTGGAGCTGGCTGGGCGCGATCCGTCTCTGGCCCGCGTGCGCCACAACGGTCTGGACGACAGCCCGCAGCTACAGATCGATATCGATCAGCACAAGGCTCAGGCGCTCGGTGTCTCTATCGACGACATCAACGACACGCTGCAAACCGCCTGGGGCTCCAGCTACGTCAATGACTTTATGGATCGCGGCCGCGTGAAGAAGGTCTACGTTCAGGCAGCGGCGAAGTACCGCATGCTGCCGGATGACATTAACCTCTGGTACGTGCGCAACAGCACCGGGGGCATGGTGCCCTTCTCCGCCTTCGCCACCTCACGCTGGGAGACCGGCTCTCCGCGTCTGGAGCGCTACAACGGCTACGCCGCCGTGGAGATCGTCGGCGAAGCCGCCACCGGGGTCAGTACCGGCACCGCCATGGACATTATGGAGAACCTGGTGCGCCAGCTGCCCGGCAGCTTTGGCCTTGAATGGACCGCAATGTCTTACCAGGAGCGGCTCTCTGGCGCTCAGGCTCCGGCGCTGTACGCCATCTCCCTGCTGGTGGTCTTCCTCTGCCTGGCGGCGCTCTATGAGAGCTGGTCGGTGCCCTTCTCGGTAATGCTGGTGGTGCCCCTCGGGGTGATTGGCGCTCTGCTGGCGACCTGGATGCGCGGTCTGGAGAATGACGTCTACTTTCAGGTGGGGCTGCTCACCGTTATTGGGCTATCGGCGAAAAACGCCATTCTGATCGTCGAATTTGCTAACGAGATGAATGCCAAAGGCCAGGATCTGCTTTCGGCAACGCTACACGCCTGCCACCAGCGTCTGCGGCCGATCCTGATGACCTCTCTGGCGTTTATCTTTGGCGTCCTGCCGATGGCGACCAGCAGCGGCGCAGGCTCCGGCAGCCAGCATGCGGTGGGCACCGGAGTGATGGGCGGGATGATCTCTGCCACCGTGCTGGCCATCTTCTTTGTACCGCTGTTCTTTGTGCTGGTGCGTCAGCGCTTCCCGCTAAAAGAGCGTCAGGAAGATTGAACAATAAAAAAGGCGGCCCACAGTGGCCGCCTCGCTGTTGCGTGATATTGTTCACGCTTTTGTTATATTAGTGCTTCCTGATAGTGCTTATCTGGAATTATTTACGAAGCATGCCTTCGATAAAATCTTTCCAGTTCCCCAGTTCATGTTCAATCATAACAACCTCATCTAATTATTATGGGTATTCTACAAAAAATCGTCATTGCTGTGAAGAGACGCGAAATCAATTGCTATGATTGGCCACCTCCGCGCTATTTGTTGGGCTTGAACAGACTATGACGTAGCGGCGTGTGTAATAATGTGACACATAGCAACATTCCTAAAAATGGGCAGCGAAACGTTTCGCGAGCGTGATGTACGTCGCAAGTTTGCACTTTCGCTGGCTCAACGTTGCCGAATAACTGCAGGACACTATTCAGGGCATATATTGCGCAAGAGATATTTTAATTAGCAAACAAATCTATTAAGGATCGCCTGCTAACTATTTCCTGAATACGTTTTTCTTTATACAAAATAGATGAACACTAAACTAAAACTTAAACAAACTGCTTCACCATCATGGCATATCGGGTAATACTCTCTCTTTACCTGCTTACAAAGTGAAATTTTATGAATAACATTTCATCAGACGCTCTGCCGGTGATGTACGGCATCAAAAACTGCGACACCATTAAAAAGGCGCGCCGCTGGCTAGATGCACAGCAGATAGCCTACCGCTTTCATGACTACCGGGCCGACGGGCTGGATGCGGCTCTGCTCGATACCTTTATCGCTGAGCTGGGATGGGAAGCGCTGCTGAACACCCGGGGCACCACCTGGCGCAAGCTGGACGATGCGCGACGGGAAAGCATTCAAAATGCCCCCTCGGCGGCAGAGCTGATGCTTGAAATGCCTGCAATTATCAAACGCCCATTGCTCTGCGCGCCCGGTAAGCCTATGCTGCTGGGTTTCACAGAAGCCAGTTACGAGCGCTATTTTAACGAGGTGTAGTCTATGTCATGCCCGGTTATTGAGCTGACCCAACAGCTTATTCGCCGCCCTTCTCTTAGTCCCGACGACGCAGGATGCCAGGCGTTACTGATCGAACGCCTGCGTGCTATTGGCTTTACCGTTGAACGGATGGATTTTGGCGACACGCAAAACTTCTGGGCATGGCGCGGCCAGGGCGAGACGCTGGCATTTGCGGGTCATACCGACGTGGTTCCCGCGGGCGACGCTGACCGCTGGATCAATCCACCGTTTGAACCCACCATTCGCGATGGGATGCTGTACGGTCGCGGCGCGGCCGATATGAAAGGCTCCCTCGCGGCAATGGTAGTGGCTGCCGAACGCTTCGTGGCCCGACATCCGAATCATACAGGTCGTCTGGCCTTCCTGATCACCTCTGACGAAGAGGCCAGCGCCACGCACGGCACGGTGAAGGTCGTGGAGGCGCTGATGGCGCGCAACGAACGCCTCGACTACTGCCTGGTGGGCGAACCCTCCAGTACCGAAGTGGTGGGCGACGTAGTGAAGAACGGGCGTCGCGGCTCGATGACCTGCAACCTGACCATTCACGGCGTGCAGGGCCACGTGGCCTATCCGCACCTGGCAGATAACCCGGTACACCGCGCTGCGCCGATGCTTAACGAGCTGGTCGCGATCGAGTGGGATCGCGGTAACGAATTTTTCCCGCCGACCAGCATGCAGATCGCCAATATCCAGGCCGGGACCG
Above is a genomic segment from Enterobacter sp. C2 containing:
- the dapE gene encoding succinyl-diaminopimelate desuccinylase, yielding MSCPVIELTQQLIRRPSLSPDDAGCQALLIERLRAIGFTVERMDFGDTQNFWAWRGQGETLAFAGHTDVVPAGDADRWINPPFEPTIRDGMLYGRGAADMKGSLAAMVVAAERFVARHPNHTGRLAFLITSDEEASATHGTVKVVEALMARNERLDYCLVGEPSSTEVVGDVVKNGRRGSMTCNLTIHGVQGHVAYPHLADNPVHRAAPMLNELVAIEWDRGNEFFPPTSMQIANIQAGTGSNNVIPGDLKVQFNFRFSTELTDEAIKARVAALLDKHQLRYTVDWWISGQPFLTSRGKLVDAVVKSIAHYNEIEPQLLTTGGTSDGRFIARMGAQVVELGPVNATIHKINECVNAADLQLLARMYQRIMERLVA
- a CDS encoding ArsC family reductase, translated to MPVMYGIKNCDTIKKARRWLDAQQIAYRFHDYRADGLDAALLDTFIAELGWEALLNTRGTTWRKLDDARRESIQNAPSAAELMLEMPAIIKRPLLCAPGKPMLLGFTEASYERYFNEV
- the acrD gene encoding multidrug efflux RND transporter permease AcrD, whose protein sequence is MANFFIDRPIFAWVLAIILCLTGTLAILSLPVEQYPDLAPPNVRIAANYPGASAQTLENTVTQVIEQNMTGLDNLMYMSSQSSATGQATVTLSFAAGTDPDEAVQQVQNQLQSAMRKLPQAVQNQGVTVRKTGDTNILTIAFVSTDGSMDKQDIADYVASNIQDPLSRVNGVGDIDAYGSQYSMRIWLDPARLNSVQLTAKDVTDAIEAQNAQIAVGQLGGTPSVDKQALNATINAQSLLQTPEQFRNITLRVNQDGSEVRLGDVAQVEMGAEKYDYLSRFNGKAASGLGVKLASGANEMETANLVLNRLDELAHFFPHGLEYKVAYETTSFVKASIIDVVKTLLEAIALVFLVMYLFLQNFRATLIPTIAVPVVLLGTFAVLYTFGYSINTLTMFAMVLAIGLLVDDAIVVVENVERIMSEEGLSPRQATRKSMGQIQGALVGIAMVLSAVFVPMAFFGGTTGAIYRQFSVTIVAAMVLSVLVAMILTPALCATLLKPVQKGEQHGQTGFFGWFNRMFNRSAARYESGVARILHRSLRWMLLYALLLGGMVFLFLRLPTSFLPQEDRGMFTTSVQLPSGATQQQTLKVVQKVEEYFATHEKDNVTSVFATIGSGPGGNGQNVARMFVRLKEWDDRDPTTGSSFAIIDRATRAFRDINEARVFASSPPAISGLGSSAGFDMELQDHAGAGHDALMAARDKLLELAGRDPSLARVRHNGLDDSPQLQIDIDQHKAQALGVSIDDINDTLQTAWGSSYVNDFMDRGRVKKVYVQAAAKYRMLPDDINLWYVRNSTGGMVPFSAFATSRWETGSPRLERYNGYAAVEIVGEAATGVSTGTAMDIMENLVRQLPGSFGLEWTAMSYQERLSGAQAPALYAISLLVVFLCLAALYESWSVPFSVMLVVPLGVIGALLATWMRGLENDVYFQVGLLTVIGLSAKNAILIVEFANEMNAKGQDLLSATLHACHQRLRPILMTSLAFIFGVLPMATSSGAGSGSQHAVGTGVMGGMISATVLAIFFVPLFFVLVRQRFPLKERQED
- the ypfM gene encoding protein YpfM; this encodes MIEHELGNWKDFIEGMLRK